The genomic region CTGGCTGTAGGTTAAAGCATAATTAAGTTAGCCCAACTGGTTGTCTAACCGGGTAATAAATTTCTAAGGGAGGAACTAACTATGTACATGGTGTCCATCGACAGAGATAAGTGTGACGGCTGTGGAGCTTGTGTTGATGCTTGCCCCGCCGGCATCCTGGGTATGGCTGATGACGGAAAAGCTGATGTAGTTGGCGA from Desulfotomaculum nigrificans DSM 574 harbors:
- a CDS encoding 4Fe-4S dicluster domain-containing protein; amino-acid sequence: MYMVSIDRDKCDGCGACVDACPAGILGMADDGKADVVGEAYDCMGCETCVATCPNEAYTVSEV